The DNA region GGATCATGTCCGAGCTCATGCGGGAGCTGAAAGGCGAAGAGGGCGATCCGGCTGCCCTGCCGATCACCCCGGCCAGCCTGGGCCGACTTTTGACCCTGGTGGACCAGGGTGCCATCAGCGGCAAGATCGCCAAGTCCCTGTTCGTGGACATGCTGGCCACCGGCAAGGACCCCGATGCCCTGGTGGCGGAGAAAGGCCTGTCCCAGGTCAGCGACGAAGGCGAGCTGGCCGTCCTGGTCCAGGAGATCGTCGCCGCCAACCCCGAGCAGGCGGCCCAGTTCCGGGCCGGTCGTACGAAGATCATGGGCTTTTTTGTCGGCGAGCTCATGAAGCGCACCAGGGGCCGCGCCAACCCCCGCCTGGCCAACGACCTCTTCAGCCGGGCCCTGGCCGAATAGCCAGCGTGGACCGCCACCAGACCCGCCAGCTGGAAAGACTTCTCATCTACATCCTCGGCCACCGGCCGGACGAATTCGGCCTGGTGCTCGACCAGGCGGGCTGGCTGCCGGCGAAAGAGCTGTTGCGGGCGGTGCAGCAGGAGCCGGGCTGGGCCTTTCTGCGGGACGGCCTTCTCAAGGACCTGCTCCTGACCTCCGGCCAGGAGGAGATGGAGGTGAGCGAGGACGGCCGGTTGGTGCGCGCCCGGCGGCGGCTGCCTTTGCCGGTGGCGGCCAGCCGGCCGGCGGTGCTTTTTGCCGCGGTGCGGCCCCGGGCCTATGCCCATGTCCGGGCCGAGGGACTGGCACCGGCTGCCGGCCGCAGCCTGGTGGTGCTGGCCCGGACCGAGGAGCTGGCCCGTTGCATCGGCCGGCGCCGGGACCCGGAGCCGGTGATCGTCCGGGTGGACGTGCAGGCCGCCCTGGCGGAAGGGGTGGTCTTCCAGCCCTGCGGCGAGACCCTGTTTCTGGCCGACCGGCTGCCGGCGACCGTCTTGACCGGCCCCCCCCTGCCCAAGACCCGGGAGAAGGCACCCTCCGCCAGGAAGACCGCTCCGGA from Thermodesulfobacteriota bacterium includes:
- a CDS encoding RNA 2'-phosphotransferase; this encodes MDRHQTRQLERLLIYILGHRPDEFGLVLDQAGWLPAKELLRAVQQEPGWAFLRDGLLKDLLLTSGQEEMEVSEDGRLVRARRRLPLPVAASRPAVLFAAVRPRAYAHVRAEGLAPAAGRSLVVLARTEELARCIGRRRDPEPVIVRVDVQAALAEGVVFQPCGETLFLADRLPATVLTGPPLPKTREKAPSARKTAPEPVINPFRDLIGSAGDNRSGKGRPGKSGPAWKKERRRKRDQDWF